The window CTACAGATAATCTTATTAATAGAATAATGTAACAAAATTAGTTTACCGCTAATTTCATGTATCCATTCTACTTTCATAAATATTTAATATATCTCTAGACTTACCTAATGGATTGCTTAGGGAGCGAAGAATATAATATTGCATCACTATAATCGAGGAATTTAAGACAATAATCTAGCCGTTAAAACAGGAGCAAAAGGGATATATCCCTCTGCTCCTTCAATTTTGATACCACTTATTTTGGTTTGAAAAACAACTATGTTGTTTTGATACTATCTTTTTCGTGAATAACTTTTTTATCTTGAGCTCAATAATGACAAGATTTTATGTCTATTTTTTCTTGGAATTACATCTCTTATATTCTTACCTTCCATATCTTCTACATTAATGTTTGCGCCATTATTTATTAGTAGTTTTACTACTTCCATATTTCCAAGAGCGACAGCATGATATAAAGGCGTTTTTCCTTCATCATCCAAACTTTCTATATTCGCTTTATTCTCTAACAACAACCTAATCACATCTAGGTGGTTATAACAGGAAGCAATGGTTAATGGCGTACAGCAATAATCATCCATTGGGTCAATTTGTATATCATGACTAATGAGATACTCAACTATTTCAATATACCCTTCACTTGCAGCAATATATAGAGGCGTTGCACCATTTTCATCTTTTCTTTCTAAGTCTCCTCCCGCTTTAAACAATAATTTAATTAAATCCAAATGTCGTTCTTGAGTAGCCCAATGAATTGGGGTGTAGCCTCCATAGTCGTGTTTGTTAACGTCTAAACCTTTTTCTATTAATAATTCTGCTATTTTATATCCTCCTGTAGCTGCAGCTGCGTGAAGAGGTGTATAATTACACCTATCTAAACTTAAATCACAACCATTGTCGATTAATAATTGAACAATTCCAAGCTGCCCATTTGTACAAGCTATCTCAAGGGGAAAGAAACCATCTTTATCTCTTTTGCTTATATCTGCACCTTTTTCTACTAACAGCTCTGCTAGTTGAATATATCCTTCTTGAGCAGCCCAATGTAAAAGGGTATAACCTTTTTCATCTCCTTCATTTACATTGAGGCCTGATTCTAAGTATTTTTTTACTCTGTCTATTTTTCCACTAGATATTGCATTAAAAATATCTTTTTTGTTATTCATATTTTACCTCCAATCAATAATATTAATATCTAGGATAATTGAAATGATCATGAGGATTAGGGGCTTTTGGTGTCCAATGCTTAGGTGTTTTAACGTCAGGGTGATAATGCGGACCATGATTACCATGAGGATGATGTATCGGTTCTTTTCCCTTTCCTGCTTTTTTTGCTTTTTGATAAGCATCTTTTTTTGATTTTGAATAATTTCTTTTAGCCGGAGGATTTTTACTTCTTACTTTATTACTAATAGAAGGATTTTTTCTTCTTTTTTTAATTCGTTTATTCTTAGGGCTTTTAGATTTTGAATAAATAATGCCAGATGCAATTGTAGTACCTATAGCTCCAATAGCTAATAGCGTCCAACCAGCTGGACCAATTGCAGCTAATCCCCCTATAATTGTAGTACCAATACCACTACCACCTATTGTAACTCCACCAACTAACGCAGGTACTCCAAATAATCCATCTGGATCCTTAGAATTTATAGGATTATTATCACAATAAACATATATATTATTACTTAAGATACGGTCCCTGCTCAAGAATCTACCAATAGCTGGAGAGTAATATCGATCAATCAAATAATATAATCCAGTTGTTACATCATAACGATATCCTGCATAACGATAAGGATTTAATGATGCAGCAGAACCAGATTCACTTAATATATTGCCCCAAGCATCATAAGTATATTCTGCAACGACGCTACCATTTATATCAGTGAGCTGAACAATGTCACCATGCCCGTTTAGTACAGTATAATAGGTTATGCCATCCACAGTCAAGCATAGTAATTGTCCTGTAGGACTCCAAGTATAGTGTTTTTTCAACAAACCTGCCTCATCAATTTCTGCTATTACATTATTACTATAACCATCATATAGGAAGTAAATTTCCTGTTCATTGGTATTGGCATAAACACGACGTCCAATATTATCATATTTATAAGTTGCAACTAGTGAATTATCAGATACTTTATTCACTTGAATTAACCTATCTGCCGAACTCCAAGTATAATTGTATGTACCATCTGATGTCATATTTCCATTACCATCATGACTGGTAATACTTAAACCATTAATCTTTATGAGTTGATTTGCTGCATCATAATCAAAAGTTGTAGTATTGATGATAGTACCATCTGATTGTTTTTCATCTCGTTTAGTCATATTACCACGAGGATCATACGTATAAATTATCGTATTTCCATTTGGTAGAAGCTCTGTTTTTAGCTCACCTTTAGCTGTATAAGTAAAAGTTAGTTCCTGACTGTTATGATCAGTAACTTTAGTTACATAGTCATCTGCTCGATAATCGTATTTAAAGCTTGATAATACTTGACCTGTATTGGTTTTGTTTTGAACATCAGTTAATCGTTCCATACTATCATAATCAATACGTTGATTTGTATCATTACCTGAGTGAAGAGTAGACAAATGACCATTTTCATTAAATATAAATCGATTTATTTTTTGACTAGCATCTATCAAAGTAGCTGGTTGGTTGACTTTATTATATGTTATATTTTCAGTCTTAGTAACAACTCCTACGGTCAACTTCTTTTGGGTTATATTTCCAACATTATTTATAATATAATCTATCTTACCTTTTCCGTCATCCCAACTTGACAATTGATTAAAATTATCATGGGTAGCAGTCCAAGTACGATTTTCCAAAACATCATTTATAGTCTCAACATTTCCATTTTTATCATAACTGAATTGATATCTAAGTGAGTCGTTTAAGTAAGTGTTCGATAAAAGGTTAACATCATTGTAATCATAGGAAATCTTATTCTCAGGTTTAATAATTTCTATAAGCCCTCCAGTGGGTGAATAATTATATATAGTTTTTTGATTCAAAGGATCTGTAGAAGAACTGATAAGGTCCAAATTATTATAAGTAAAAATGGTTTCATTATAAAAAGTGGTTTCACTTGGATCAGTATTCTTGATACTCCTTATATTACCATTATTATCATAATCATATATTATTTTCAAATCATTGCCCGAAGGCTTTACCCACTTAAGCTTATCAGAATTACTCCAATAATCAAATTCGATAACATTACTCAATGGATCAGTAATTGATACGATATTACCTGCTAAATCATAAGTATATGTTGATGAATTCTTAAATGAATCCGTACGCTTCTCCACCCAAGTATTGGATGTATTATAACCATATTTTGTTACATAATTGCCTTCCTGTAATCTGACATTATCAAAATATACCGTTCCATTAGCATCTCCACTCATAAGTACCGGACGAAAATAGACAGTACCCGTTGGTCCCGCATTTTCTGTAATATCAATACTGAGTCTTCTCCAGTCATGTGTGCCACCTAAAACTTCGGACTCTACTTGACCAAGATAGATTTTATTTATATCATAAAACTCCACTTTTATGTGGGCTACATCCGCTGTTAAATCCTGTGTTTTTATAAAGGCTGATAAATTGTATTTCTTTTGTGGGTTATATGAAATGTAATCAACAATACTTATACCTGACCAAGCAGGCGAATTGGAGATAGAAACTGCTTTGCTCCCATCATATACTTGTGTCGTTTCCCAAGAGCTTGTACCCCCTGGTGCTTGTACCCAATTTGTAGGCCATGTAGCTCCTCTCTCAAAACTGGAATTATCGATGAGATTATAGGGCGTATCTACAGGGTTTTTCTGTATGAGTATTGCATCGAAATAAGATTCTCCTGTACCTGTACTATTTGATGCACCTAGCTTAACCCTTATTTTACTTGTACCAGAGGGCAAGTCGGCTTGATTGATGGCTGTTGACCAACGCTGCCAGTCACTTATGTTTCCTTCTAAATTAATACGTCCAACTTCTCCTAGTAGTTGGTCTGCATTATTGTAGGTATAAACAGAAAGGACAGTCAGTTGTGTGCCTGAGGCTTGCGTGTTTTTTAGATAGCCCGATAGGACATAATCAACGTTTTCTACAGTAATGGCATCAGAGAGCATCAAGGTGTAGAATGAGTTATTACTAGTTGAAGCGTCTAATTTAAAGGACTTGTTGCCAAATTTACTATCTGTAGAAACAACACTCCATGTATCCGGTTCTCCAGTATCAAATGAATAGTTCTCTGGCAATCCTCCAACGTCATTTCCTTCAAAACTGCTGTTATCAAGCAAATTATCAGCTAAGCTTATAGGCGTTGTTGCTTCAATAACATTGTTGTACTGGTCAAATCGCTTAGCACTGCTTATGTTAGTGGTATAGGGGTCACGGGTTGTCATATTATTTTTTTTATCATCATAGGTCATATTGTAGATGTCGTTATTGACCCCTGTGTATTTAGTTAAGTTGGATGCACTATCCCATTGAAAGGTTTGTTCACCATTTTTCGGATCAGTTACCTTTTCAACATTTCCTGTGCTGGGGTTATAGGCATATTTCCATTCATAGCCTTTAGGGTCTTGCTGGGACCTCAATGCATTAGGTATGTTGGTACCGTCTACCATATCCGTATCCCAGACAAAGTTATCTGTTAGGTTTAAGCCCACTGGGTCTTGCTGGATTTTGGTGACATTCTGGTAGTCGTTAAAGGTATACATTTTTTTACGGCCTTCACCATCATAAGTAGCGGATTGTGATGTGGCATAATTAGAAGTGTATTGCATACCTATTACAAGATCTGAAGCGGTGGTACCTGTTTCTAATTGTATACCATCCCACCAGCTGCTCCCTGAACCTGAGGCGACTGTGGCACCGAATTTTATGCGTACTCTGTCTGTATTAGAAGGTAGTGCTTCTGACTTTTCATATCGGTTCCAATCAAATGTTCCTGTTGGTTCTATACGTGCAAATTCACCTAAACTGATGTCGTTTTCATCATAAGCCAGAAGTGAAATAACCGTGGTGAGGGTTCCTGAATTTTGCTGGGCTTTTAAATAACTGCTAAGTGTATAAGTTTGGGTTGCGTCAACAGGAATTGGGTCGGATAAATAGACGGTATAGAAATACGTATTTGCTGATGATGTGTTGATTTTAAATGCTTTTCCATAGGCTGAACCTGAACTTGAATCAATGGATTCTTGTCCTGTTTGACCTGTCCAAATATAGAAATAGTCTGGTATGCCATTGCCGTTAGCGTCTACTTCAAAGTTACCGTTAGTTACTGCATTAACAGGATTTATTGACGCTACTCGGTCTGTACCCGTATAGATAATGTACGTGGTATCTCCTTTTGGAGAAATGGTTGCTATGAGATTGTGGTCTTGATCATAGCGGTATTGAACAAGCTTACTATCTGGAGTTGTGACTTTTATAAGATTTCCGTTTCCATCGTAATCATAGAGCCATGTTCGATTAGCTGGATCTGTTGCAGTGGCGATACGTCCACTAAGATAGGTGAGTGTTATGGTATTATCTGCATTATCTTTTATGCCTGTGACTTGATCATTCGTGTAGACCAGCGTTAAGGTATTGTTTGCAGGATCTTTTATTTGGGTGAGTTTACTGTCTGTAAAGGTGTATTGCATTTTATCGGATGTAGTAATGGTCGCTGATGCTTGATTACCACTTAGTTGCCAATACATACCCGGTGGTGAATTGTAACTGCTATCTGTATTCTGAGAAAAGAAATGGGTGCTGCCATTGGCTTCTATTAGTTTTGCAGGTCCTTTGGCAGGTATATAAAGACGCATATCCATTACAGAATACCAGCCATAACCAAAAACACCACTGGCTGTTGAACGGCTGTTATAGGTCCGATCCAGTGTAACATCTACACCCCGCCCTGGAAAATCGATATCTCTATCTTCATAAACCAGATTACCATTGGCCATGTTGACTGAGCCATCAAAGGTCCAGTAAGACTGTTGACCTAATCCATCAATGGTATAATCAATGGTTAAGCTTGGATGGTTGGTTGGATTTAGAACATCATTACTGGCAAGAAATTCTCTACTAGCTAAGCTCTCATTACTGTATTGGAGTTGAAGGCCATAATTATCCTGTGTGCCACTATACCAATCATTGACAAGTCCTGTTATAGGTATGGTCACTTGGTGAGGACCTGCTGTATTGGTCATGGTGATTGAACCATCTATACTGCCAGTTGATGGCTTACTTTGCCATGTAACCGTATTGGCAGTCCAATCTGAAGTGACACGGTGAACCTCCAGTACAGGGGTCTGAGATGTGACATACACTTGAGTATTTAATACGTTCAAACTGGCATTGGAGATAACTGCACCACTTGGTATGGCAGGTAAATTAAACCATAATAAAGAACGACATGTACCCAGTGTAGAACCTAGTCCAACATAAAAGTGTGCCCACATGTCATAATTGGTGTTAGGATTGCTGCTTGATAACAAGGTATCCTGTGATAAAGCATCCACATCAAGGGTATTGATTGTGGGATCAAATATAATGGGATAAACACGTTCAGGGGATTGAAGCCATTCTACATCCCCAATAAGATCCATGTATATTTTTGAGCCTTTTTCTTCTCTAAATTGATAGGATACATTGGTTGACATTGCAAAATTGTCGTCTAATAAAAAAGGTTTTTCAAAAGTAAAAAGAGGTTCATGGTTACCTGGTTTTGAAAAGATGACGGAACCATCATCCTGTACAACATAAGTTAAGTCTTTTAATTTTATTTCATAAGTATATAGGGTTGGTGCATCTTTACTTTTTAAGATAAGGGTTTCTTTTAAACCATAGGGTGTAACAGCATACGTCATATCTGTAGCCGTTGTGACCTCTTCAAATGTCATCACATTATCTTGAACGCTTCCTTTAACGGATGAAGCAAATGTTGGGCGAAAGGATAAGCTGGAGCCCTCTTCTGAATAAGTGACAAAGCCATTAGCATGTTTATGCAGTGAAATATCAAATTCATTGGCTATGTTCTTGAATGCATCTTTTTCCGCCTTTAAATTAGACTGGATAGGCTGCCATTTTCCTGTTTTCTTATCCTTATAGTTAACCGGGTGTGCATAGATCTTTTCTGTAAAAGAGCCATCTGCATTAATATAGCGTTTTGATTTTCTTGTTCTAAACTGTGTTAACTCTTTTTGTGTACCATTGGATGTTGAAAATGAGACATCATCCGAAATGGTTTGGACCTTTTCTGGTATATCATAAAAAACTTGATCTGGTGACGTTTCTGCATAAGCAGTATTAGATGGAACAATAATTGAGACAAGCAAAGCAATCATGAGAACAATAGATAAAATGGTTCTTGTACTTTTGTGTTTCACAATAATTCCTCCTCTTTCATGTCATTTTCTTAACAATCAGTTTACATAAAGAATTAACCTCTTTCATTATAGTTTAAAATTTCTGATAATTATATGGTCATATGTAAGGAGATTAGATACCTATTATGCCTATGATAATACACGCGTAATGACCTATATAATTAGGACTATTGTCGAATTTAATTATATTTCTAAGAATTACACTATTTTCCAATACTACTTCATGTACATTTAGACCACAAAAAATGACACCCTACCCACCAGTAAGAGTGCCATCTACTCACATTCCTAAATATCCACTATTATTATCTTATACCCGTTACACCTTTATTCCTCTGATTCTATCTTATAAGTAAATAATTCCTTATCCCCTAATTTTTCTTTATTCATGTATTCTTCCATACCTTCCAATATGGATACCCTGTCTGCTCGACCATCGGAGATATACTTCTTCTCTGGATGCTTTTCATAATAGTCAAAAAACCACCACATATCTTGTGCTTCACCTTCAGAGCCTCTTGCTCGTGCTACATTCAATGGGCTAAACTTTGTGTGAAGGGGTGGATAATAAGGTCCACTGGCACCTTCTCGAAACCCTACTTGGTACTGATAGAGGTTGCCATCGAACTCTCCCTCTTTAATAAAAGCACGTAAAGCTTCCTTGGGTCTAGCACCAAAAGGATAGGTAATGGAATCAACGGTATAACCGGGTATGGCATTCTTTATTAACTGGTCTACTTTGCCAAGCTCAGCCATGATATCCCTTGATGTAACACCTGACTTACCTAAGTGCTTATGGGTAGCTGTATGATTGCCAAGACCATAACCGTTATCCACTAACCAATTTAAGCGTTCTTCCACGGTACCTGCCCCATCAAATATTTTACCACCGTTAATATAGAATGTGGCTTCTTTTCCAAACTCAGGATAGTCTTTAGCAAAACGCTCCATGATTTCTACAGCTGTACCTGTTTTAGGAACAAGTTCTCCATTTTCTTCAACCATGGAGAAAGTGGATTCAAGGCCATCATCAAAAGTCAGTACAATGGGCGTATACCCAGCCTCTACTGTAATATGATTATCTAGGTAATCACGCATGGAGATAGGGCGATATCCTTTTTCATACATGTATTGTAAGTCCTTTAAAAATTGTTCTTCCGTGACATGGTAAGGATAATTGTCCAAAATGCCATGATACATGATGACCATTATATGGCCTAATTCATTAGGCTTCACCACTTGATAGTCAATCTCCTTAGGCTTCGTCACTTCTTCAACCACTTGATCATCTTGTTTTTCGGTATCATTTTCTGCATCATCTTCAGGCAGCTCATCATTCGGATCTGGTTTTACATCCTGTTCTTCTGGTTGCTTATGTTCTTCCATCTGCTCCTTTTCTTGTGGCTGATTTCTTTCTTCACCACAGCCTACAACAAGTAGCACTAGGAGCATGATGCATATAGCTCCACCTAATTTTTTTATTATACCTTTATGTAACCCTGACACCATTCTTTCGCTCCTCCATCATCCATTATGTCAATGATATTATTATGTTATACCCATGTAGAAATCTTGATTATTGCACCATTCCCGTCCAGAAAATTGAAAAATATAGGATTAATTTTCCATAACCTTCATATTTTCGTCCCACTGTAAATAAAATATATTAATCGGACTATTTGTATTTAAGGAGGAAATTATGCGTTCTACAAAAATTGTCGTCCTAAAGCTTAAAGAAATAATATATACCGCATTGTTCGTGATTCTCGGCATATGTTTAATTCTTTTACTCGTTTACATGTTTTCTAATAAAAAAGAATCCAAGCCACCTACTGTCGCTACATACGTCCCTGGTCTTTACACGTCATCCATCATGTTAGAAAACAAAGCTGTTAATGTTGAAGTAGTTGTTGATAAAGATCACATTAACTCCATACGATTAACTGACTTAGACCCTGCTATTGCAACGCTTAATCCAGCACTTGTACCCACCTTACAAGAACTTGAAATCCAACTGGTTAATGATACTTCCGTTGATGACTTATCCTTTAACATCGAAACGAAGCACACATCTTCTATGCTTGTAAGTGCCATTGAATCAGCCTTAGACAAAGCCAGGCCAGATGATGCTAAGGACAAAGACTAACCATGTCTCAATCTGTTTCCATTACATAAAAAAGAAGCCCATGGATTAAATGGACCAATTTTCCCAATACTGCCCAGTTTCTTCATCAACCACAGCAGCTAGATATCGATCAACAATCTTAAATAAATCCGACTCATCTTTTAAAGTAACGATGATAGAATTAGGACCAAACTTAATTCTATCATTTTTATTTTTCTTGCCTTGAGCCTTTTTGTCTGCTACCCAAGCTCTAAACCGCTTTTCAAAATCCACTATCTGAGCTTCTTCTATTTCTTCATAACCATATAGTTCCCCTTTAACCTCTTCAATAAATTCCTCTAACTCCATTTTGAGCATGCTTATTTCTCCTTCCACTGTGTACCACTTTTATCTTTTACAAATATACCTTAGTATTGAATCAATAACGCTGGTCGTCTAAAAACTCTATCTTATATGCTAAGCTCCGTATTAGGCGGACAGATAACCTCTAAAGCCTGTTTTCTAACTCGGATATTTAATGGATAATTAGGTCCTTTTTCCCCATCTATATCCAACTCGTGAAAACGTTCTATCCCTTCTACACACTTAATGGCTATTTGATCATCTTGAAAATAGACCACGTTCCTATCGTGCAAGTGGTCACCAATCAGAATCTTACCAAATAACACAGCCATTTCGTTCAATGAACAGGCTTTGATGCCCACAAAATCCATCTTGCCATCATCAATCTGAGCGTCAAGACCTAACTTGTTAAAACCTCCTGCGCTATTTCCGTTAAGGACTAAGAATAGAAAAAAATAGTCATCCAGAAGCTGATGTGTGCTTTCTATTTGATAGCGAATCTTTCTAAAACGTGGGAGCTGTTGTACACCCTTAATATAGTACCCAAGCTTTCCAAGTGTATTTTTAAACTCAATATCCATGTTTTGGGATATATTGGCAAAAAGACCGCCACAGCAGACATTGATAAAATACTTGTCATTCACCTGACCAACATCCACCCGTCTTGTATGCATCTTAGCCATGACTTCAAAACATTCCCCATAGCGCAAAGGCATCTTTATATGGGATGCGAAATCATTAGCTGTTCCAGCAGGTATTACGCCTAATGGTAAGTAAATCCTCTGTTTCATCATGCAGTTAACGACTTGGTTAACTGACCCGTCTCCACCTGCAACAATGATGGCTTGACAATCCATTAGATTATTTCTTGTAATATATGCTTCCACATCCTCTTTACTTCGACTTCGATGGATTTTGGTTTCATAACCTGCATCCTGAAAGATCGAAATAAATAAATCCAAATATGTGGGAAAATCCCGATTACCCGACATAGGATTGTAAATTAATTGAACATATCTCATGAAACTCCCTCAAATCTTATTGGATTTTCCTTTACCCATGACTAACATCCAATAGGTTACCTATATCATACCCTATTTTCTATTTAATTATATGGGTAAATGACAAAAAGTACAACCACTATTTCATAAGAATAACCCGTTAAAAAAGGTTACCATCATATGTTTATGGCTGTACTCTATTTTATTCATCTTCTTGGTCATCAATACCATCTAAAATTTCTAAGATGGTGTATAAAAACTGATATTCTTTTCGATTTTTATCTTCTTTTAGCGTCTCATCAACACGACTGAAACGATGTAGAAATTCATTAATTTCTTTTACTTCTTCTTGGGTTAAATAAACACGCTCACTGGCAAAATGCCCTTCAAATCTTTCACCTTCCGGACATTCCCTAAGGGATTTGATGAACAGGTTCTTGGTCTCATTAAACTCCTTATCCAGAACACTTTCTATGTTATTTCTCAAATACATATTCATTTGACTATCTAATTTTTTATCACGATTACGCATGACAAAATTTTCTGCTGTAGGCTCATAATACTTAGCAAGGATACCATTAATCTCTTTAGTAAAAACAAGTACCAAAATACCATTTTTTTCTAGTTTTTTCACATGGTAATGAACCTTAGCTGGTGTTTCACCTAACGCATCAGCAACTAATTTAACTGTCAAAGGCTTATTCTGTTTATAAAAAGTCTCAAGTATGTCTAAACGATATGGGTCCATGTAGGCTTTTATCTGATCACGCTCTGTCAATTCAATAAGCTTTTTCACCCAATCACCTCATACTCATTATACACGACTAGTCCTCTAACGCAACAGTTTTTTTAGGTAAGTATAAAATATAATTAAGTAATCCACCTAATAACAAAATCAAGCTTACTCCTACGATAATGATGTATGTCTCCACAGATGTATCCAGTAAAGCCCCCATAATGATCTGACCTAAAGGAATTGAAGCCGTTATTAATGTAGAATATACGGCC is drawn from Vallitalea pronyensis and contains these coding sequences:
- a CDS encoding DNRLRE domain-containing protein translates to MKHKSTRTILSIVLMIALLVSIIVPSNTAYAETSPDQVFYDIPEKVQTISDDVSFSTSNGTQKELTQFRTRKSKRYINADGSFTEKIYAHPVNYKDKKTGKWQPIQSNLKAEKDAFKNIANEFDISLHKHANGFVTYSEEGSSLSFRPTFASSVKGSVQDNVMTFEEVTTATDMTYAVTPYGLKETLILKSKDAPTLYTYEIKLKDLTYVVQDDGSVIFSKPGNHEPLFTFEKPFLLDDNFAMSTNVSYQFREEKGSKIYMDLIGDVEWLQSPERVYPIIFDPTINTLDVDALSQDTLLSSSNPNTNYDMWAHFYVGLGSTLGTCRSLLWFNLPAIPSGAVISNASLNVLNTQVYVTSQTPVLEVHRVTSDWTANTVTWQSKPSTGSIDGSITMTNTAGPHQVTIPITGLVNDWYSGTQDNYGLQLQYSNESLASREFLASNDVLNPTNHPSLTIDYTIDGLGQQSYWTFDGSVNMANGNLVYEDRDIDFPGRGVDVTLDRTYNSRSTASGVFGYGWYSVMDMRLYIPAKGPAKLIEANGSTHFFSQNTDSSYNSPPGMYWQLSGNQASATITTSDKMQYTFTDSKLTQIKDPANNTLTLVYTNDQVTGIKDNADNTITLTYLSGRIATATDPANRTWLYDYDGNGNLIKVTTPDSKLVQYRYDQDHNLIATISPKGDTTYIIYTGTDRVASINPVNAVTNGNFEVDANGNGIPDYFYIWTGQTGQESIDSSSGSAYGKAFKINTSSANTYFYTVYLSDPIPVDATQTYTLSSYLKAQQNSGTLTTVISLLAYDENDISLGEFARIEPTGTFDWNRYEKSEALPSNTDRVRIKFGATVASGSGSSWWDGIQLETGTTASDLVIGMQYTSNYATSQSATYDGEGRKKMYTFNDYQNVTKIQQDPVGLNLTDNFVWDTDMVDGTNIPNALRSQQDPKGYEWKYAYNPSTGNVEKVTDPKNGEQTFQWDSASNLTKYTGVNNDIYNMTYDDKKNNMTTRDPYTTNISSAKRFDQYNNVIEATTPISLADNLLDNSSFEGNDVGGLPENYSFDTGEPDTWSVVSTDSKFGNKSFKLDASTSNNSFYTLMLSDAITVENVDYVLSGYLKNTQASGTQLTVLSVYTYNNADQLLGEVGRINLEGNISDWQRWSTAINQADLPSGTSKIRVKLGASNSTGTGESYFDAILIQKNPVDTPYNLIDNSSFERGATWPTNWVQAPGGTSSWETTQVYDGSKAVSISNSPAWSGISIVDYISYNPQKKYNLSAFIKTQDLTADVAHIKVEFYDINKIYLGQVESEVLGGTHDWRRLSIDITENAGPTGTVYFRPVLMSGDANGTVYFDNVRLQEGNYVTKYGYNTSNTWVEKRTDSFKNSSTYTYDLAGNIVSITDPLSNVIEFDYWSNSDKLKWVKPSGNDLKIIYDYDNNGNIRSIKNTDPSETTFYNETIFTYNNLDLISSSTDPLNQKTIYNYSPTGGLIEIIKPENKISYDYNDVNLLSNTYLNDSLRYQFSYDKNGNVETINDVLENRTWTATHDNFNQLSSWDDGKGKIDYIINNVGNITQKKLTVGVVTKTENITYNKVNQPATLIDASQKINRFIFNENGHLSTLHSGNDTNQRIDYDSMERLTDVQNKTNTGQVLSSFKYDYRADDYVTKVTDHNSQELTFTYTAKGELKTELLPNGNTIIYTYDPRGNMTKRDEKQSDGTIINTTTFDYDAANQLIKINGLSITSHDGNGNMTSDGTYNYTWSSADRLIQVNKVSDNSLVATYKYDNIGRRVYANTNEQEIYFLYDGYSNNVIAEIDEAGLLKKHYTWSPTGQLLCLTVDGITYYTVLNGHGDIVQLTDINGSVVAEYTYDAWGNILSESGSAASLNPYRYAGYRYDVTTGLYYLIDRYYSPAIGRFLSRDRILSNNIYVYCDNNPINSKDPDGLFGVPALVGGVTIGGSGIGTTIIGGLAAIGPAGWTLLAIGAIGTTIASGIIYSKSKSPKNKRIKKRRKNPSISNKVRSKNPPAKRNYSKSKKDAYQKAKKAGKGKEPIHHPHGNHGPHYHPDVKTPKHWTPKAPNPHDHFNYPRY
- a CDS encoding ankyrin repeat domain-containing protein; this translates as MNNKKDIFNAISSGKIDRVKKYLESGLNVNEGDEKGYTLLHWAAQEGYIQLAELLVEKGADISKRDKDGFFPLEIACTNGQLGIVQLLIDNGCDLSLDRCNYTPLHAAAATGGYKIAELLIEKGLDVNKHDYGGYTPIHWATQERHLDLIKLLFKAGGDLERKDENGATPLYIAASEGYIEIVEYLISHDIQIDPMDDYCCTPLTIASCYNHLDVIRLLLENKANIESLDDEGKTPLYHAVALGNMEVVKLLINNGANINVEDMEGKNIRDVIPRKNRHKILSLLSSR
- a CDS encoding polysaccharide deacetylase family protein; this encodes MVSGLHKGIIKKLGGAICIMLLVLLVVGCGEERNQPQEKEQMEEHKQPEEQDVKPDPNDELPEDDAENDTEKQDDQVVEEVTKPKEIDYQVVKPNELGHIMVIMYHGILDNYPYHVTEEQFLKDLQYMYEKGYRPISMRDYLDNHITVEAGYTPIVLTFDDGLESTFSMVEENGELVPKTGTAVEIMERFAKDYPEFGKEATFYINGGKIFDGAGTVEERLNWLVDNGYGLGNHTATHKHLGKSGVTSRDIMAELGKVDQLIKNAIPGYTVDSITYPFGARPKEALRAFIKEGEFDGNLYQYQVGFREGASGPYYPPLHTKFSPLNVARARGSEGEAQDMWWFFDYYEKHPEKKYISDGRADRVSILEGMEEYMNKEKLGDKELFTYKIESEE
- a CDS encoding winged helix-turn-helix domain-containing protein, producing the protein MKKLIELTERDQIKAYMDPYRLDILETFYKQNKPLTVKLVADALGETPAKVHYHVKKLEKNGILVLVFTKEINGILAKYYEPTAENFVMRNRDKKLDSQMNMYLRNNIESVLDKEFNETKNLFIKSLRECPEGERFEGHFASERVYLTQEEVKEINEFLHRFSRVDETLKEDKNRKEYQFLYTILEILDGIDDQEDE
- a CDS encoding YegS/Rv2252/BmrU family lipid kinase, with translation MRYVQLIYNPMSGNRDFPTYLDLFISIFQDAGYETKIHRSRSKEDVEAYITRNNLMDCQAIIVAGGDGSVNQVVNCMMKQRIYLPLGVIPAGTANDFASHIKMPLRYGECFEVMAKMHTRRVDVGQVNDKYFINVCCGGLFANISQNMDIEFKNTLGKLGYYIKGVQQLPRFRKIRYQIESTHQLLDDYFFLFLVLNGNSAGGFNKLGLDAQIDDGKMDFVGIKACSLNEMAVLFGKILIGDHLHDRNVVYFQDDQIAIKCVEGIERFHELDIDGEKGPNYPLNIRVRKQALEVICPPNTELSI